The Phenylobacterium koreense genome window below encodes:
- the narI gene encoding respiratory nitrate reductase subunit gamma, protein MDLNQILFGVYPYIALSVLVIGSIIRFDREPYTWRTGSSQLLRRKQLMLGSVLFHLGVLAIFGGHFVGLLTPVVVWDTLGVSHGAKQMLAIVAGGVAGAMAMVGGLLLLHRRLLDPRVQANSSFGDTAILILLMMQLTLGLATIPISLGHRDGSEMLKFMNWAQGVFTLRPGIAAYVADVHWIFKAHLTLGLTILLVFPFTRLVHMLSAPIWYLNRRGWQLVRTRRVLPRRIEPAAPVYLNTAAQRARVDHRS, encoded by the coding sequence GGTCGATAATCCGGTTTGACCGTGAGCCATACACTTGGCGAACCGGCTCCTCGCAGCTTCTGCGCCGCAAGCAGCTCATGCTCGGCTCGGTGCTGTTCCATCTTGGCGTCCTCGCCATCTTCGGCGGCCACTTCGTCGGGCTCCTGACGCCCGTGGTGGTTTGGGACACGCTTGGGGTCAGCCATGGCGCCAAGCAGATGCTGGCGATCGTCGCGGGCGGCGTGGCCGGGGCCATGGCGATGGTCGGCGGTTTGCTGCTGCTGCATCGCCGTCTGCTGGACCCGCGGGTCCAGGCCAATTCGAGCTTCGGCGACACCGCGATCCTGATCCTGCTGATGATGCAACTCACCCTGGGGCTCGCGACAATCCCGATCTCGCTGGGCCATCGTGACGGCTCGGAGATGCTGAAGTTCATGAACTGGGCGCAGGGGGTCTTCACCCTTCGGCCGGGCATCGCGGCCTACGTCGCGGACGTTCACTGGATCTTCAAGGCGCACCTCACCCTCGGCCTCACGATCCTGCTGGTGTTTCCGTTCACCCGCCTGGTGCACATGCTCTCGGCGCCGATCTGGTATCTCAATCGGCGCGGCTGGCAGCTCGTTCGGACCCGCCGCGTCCTGCCGCGCCGGATCGAGCCGGCCGCTCCTGTCTATCTGAACACCGCGGCCCAACGCGCCAGGGTGGATCACCGGTCATGA